Genomic segment of Mycolicibacterium sarraceniae:
CGCCTCGATCGTCCTGATCTCGCTGCCCGCCATCTTCCGCGGTATCGGCCTCAACCCGCTGGCCCCCGGCAACGTCAGCTACCTGCTCTGGATGCTGATGGGCTACCTGGTGGTGACCGCCGTGCTGGTGGTGCCGTTCGGCCGGCTCGGCGACATGTATGGCCGGGTGAAGATCTACAACATCGGCTTCGTCGTCTTCACATTGGCGGCCGTAGCGCTGTCGTTCGACCCGTTCCACCTCGACGGCGGGGCGATCTGGCTGATCGTCTGGCGGGTGATTCAGGGCGTCGGCGGCGCAATGCTGATGTCCTCGTCTTCGGCCATCCTCACCGATGCGTTCCCCGCCAACCAGCGCGGTATGGCGCTGGGTGTCAACATGGTCGCGGCGGTGGCCGGCTCGTTCCTGGGCCTGCTCATCGGCGGCGTGCTCTCCGAGATCCACTGGCAGGCCATCTTCTGGGTGGGTGTACCGATCGGCATCATCGGCACCATCTGGAGCGTGCGCTCCCTGAGGGAACTGGGCGTTCGCAGCCCCGGCCGCGTCGACTGGGCGGGCACCGTCACGTTCGGAGTCGGGCTCACGGTGCTGCTCATCGGGATCACCTACGGCATTCAGCCCTACGGCGACTCGACGACCGGCTGGACCAGCCCGATGGTGCTGGGGTCAATCATCGGCGGCCTAGTGCTTCTGGTGGCCTTCTGTTTCATCGAGCTCAAGGTCGCGCAGCCGATGGTCGATATCCGACTGTTCCGGTCGGCGTCCTTCGGGATGGGTAATCTCGCTGGACTGATGTCGTCGGTGGGCCGCGGTGGCCTCCAGTTCATGCTGATCATCTGGCTGCAGGGCATCTGGCTTCCGTTGCACGGCTACAGTTTTGAATCCACACCACTGTGGGCCGGTATCTATCTACTGCCGGCCACCTTCGGCTTCCTGGCCGCCGCGCCCATCGCCGGTTCGTTAGCCGACCGCTTCGGTGCGCGACCGTTCACCGTTGCCGGCATGTTGTTGATGGCGGCGACCTTCGTTGCGCTGCTGGCGATTCCGGTGAATTTCAACTATTGGGTCTTTGCGGTTCTGGTATTCCTCAACGGTCTCGGCGGCGGTATCTTCACCGCGCCCAACACCGCGGCAATCATGTCCAGCGTCCCGGCCGCCCAGCGGGGCGCCGCCTCCGGGGTACGTGCGACGTTCTTCAACGCCGGCAACTCGCTGTCGATCGGAATCTTCTTCTCGCTGATGATCGTCGGGCTGGCCCACACTCTGCCCGACGCGATGAGCAAGGGCCTCCAGGCCCAGGGTATTTCGGCCGCGGTCGCCCACGACGTCGCTAATCTGCCACCGGTGGGCAGCCTGTTCGCGGCCTTCCTGGGCTACAACCCGATCGCCGAGCTACTGGCACCCTACAACGCACTGCACCAGCCGGGTGTGAACGCCGATGTGCTGACCGGGCAGACGTTCTTCCCGAACCTGATTATGGAGCCGTTCCATTCCGGGCTGGTGGTGGTGTTCGGTGCTGCCGCGCTGATGATGGTGATCGGCGCGATCGCGTCACTGTTCAACCCCGGCCGCTACGCCGCCGACGCGGTCACCGAGGCCCAGGAGCCCGCGCAGGCGACGGCCGCCGAGTAGCGACCGGCGGCGCGGTGCCCTCGGCAACCCAGCGGTGTAGCCGTCCGGCGGTGCGCCACATCGCGGCCTGCATCTCGTCGGGGCCCAGCTCTTCCTGGGCGCACGCCTTGAGCCGATCGGATACCCGAACTAGGGTGACCGCTCCCACGCGGGCGGTGCGATCGCGCGAGGCCCGCATGCTCTCCGAGATCACCTCGCGCAGTTCAATGAGGTCGCTCACTACCCGTGCACCGCCGGCGGGCCGTTCCCGGCGATAGATCTCGATGAGTGCGTCGTTGCACGTCACCGTCTGGTGTGCAGTGCTTTTGGGAATCAGGATGTCGATGTCCGAACTCACCGGCTCAGCCCAGCACCGCCGCGCGAACAGACCATGACGAGCCGAGAACGGCTCGGGTTCACCAATCCGAACGGCCGACCAGAATGAGATCGTGAAGCGCGAACGCCGGCACGGCGAGCGCGTCCGACAGTTGTGCGGCATAAGACCGGGCGATGTGGGGCCCGTCGCGCTGCTCATCGAAATCCCCGGTCAAGTCGACCGCGACCCGGCAGCCGAGCGTGTCGCCGGCCTCGACGACGTCGACGCGTAAGACCCCGGCGGGCATCGGCAACTTTTTGGCAGCGGCACGCACGTGCTCGACGGATACTGCCCAATCGACGTAAACCGACACGAACGAACCCATCCGACGATGGTGGTTTCGGTTACGGGCGATCGCCAGTCGAATCGCCCAATGTTCACCTAGCGGTCACCAGGTTCACTTGCTCTTGAACGACGTCTGTAGCAGGCGAGCGTCCATGTGGCTGGGTGCGACACCGGTGGTGGAGTAGAGGCACACCGCGGCACCGAGGGGGATGGTCACCAAGAGCGGCAGTATGAACAGGACGGAGATGAGGCCGAGTCCGCCTGAACCGGCCAGGATTCACCCCACGTCCGCCGCAGGATTCCCGACGAACGCTTGCCGGCGTTGATAGGACCGACGCCCTCAGTGGCGCGGACCCCAACCACGGGATACGTGGTGCCCCGCCAGATTCCGCTGAACGTGGCAGTGATCAATGACCAGCCTAGGATCCGCGGCAGGCGCTTGCCGGCGGCGGCGAATCCCGAACGGATTGTGGGAATCTAGCCGGAGAAACCTTGCAGCGCGCAACTGATCAGCGCGGCGTTGCAGAACACGATGACGAATGTGCACAGGAAGTACCACACGCCTTCAGGACTGACCAACTCGCGCCGGCCATGCGCCGACCGCGGCTCAACGACTCAAACATGGTATTTGTCCACCCCATTCGCGGTTCGCCTGCGCTTGGGCATGACGATGAGGGTGATCGCCGTGGCGAGTGCCAGCACCCCGACGATCCCGACGATGAGAACAGTCCGATGTCGGCTGAACCAGGACGCGGTGGACTTCTCGGATGAGACGAGCCTGATGTTGTAGCCCGGCAGCGGATCCTGGCCGGGACGTTTCACGCCGGGCAGCAGTTGGGTTTCGGTGATCACGAACAGCGCCTCGCCCTCAGCGCTCTTCGTCCACGCACCCCACGCCGGGACCTCCCCGTCGAGGAGGACTTTCGTGGTGTCCTTCGCGTCGTGATCCTTACCGAGGTCGGTCAGCGAACTGACCCGAAACGGGTCGGAGGTGCCGCTGCTGTACTTGATCTGGACCAAGACATTCTTGGTCGAGTTCAGCCGCGCCGGCTTCTGCGGTGGGGCCTGGCCAGGTGCCGGCTGGAAGCCGCCGCCGGAGAAGCTGCCCACCGCAATGTTGGTCGGCGGTCCCGATGCGGGTTTGGTGGCCGCGGTGAAGCTGTACACACCTCCGTTGGGGACGTCGATGACGGCGCGCTGCATCGGCGGCACGGTGAAGACCTGGGGTCCGCCGGCGTAGTCGTAGATGACCTGCAGGGGGATCCGGTAGGGATTGGTGAAGACCGGACGGTAGTAGGTGTCATACGACACCCAGCTCGAATTCCACTGCGACACCGGACTGCTCAACGTGACCGCAGTGCTCACCGTCGACGTGGATACCACCGTCGAGGTCAGCGACTCCTGATAGGTGCTGACCTCTTGGCTGGAATTCGTTGTGCTTGCCCGGGTTGTCTCGGAGGAGGCGGCCGCCGTGACGTCGGGTTCCGGTGCGTCGAGTTCAGTCGGCTGCATAGTGCCGCCGGCCGGTGGGGCTTCCTGGGTGCCGCCACTGAGGCCGGGGGTGCCGGCACTGTCGCCTGGGGATTCCGGTGTGCCGCCGCCCTGGCCGGGTGATTCGGGCGCGCTGTCCTGGCCGGGGAGGTCGTGCCCACCGCCGGTGTCGCCCGGGACTTCCCGAGCGCCGCCGCCCTGGTCGGGATTCTCCTGCCCATCCTCGCCGCTCCCCGGGGCTTCCTGCGCACCCCCGCTGTCGTTGCCCCCGCCGTCGTAGCTGCTGCCGCTGTCGTCGTCGTAGGGATCGGCGGCACTGACCGGTACTCCGGCGAACAACGATGCCAGCGACACCGTGAGCGCGGCGGTGACGGTTGCAACTTTGCGCGGCCTCGCGGCGGTTTCGGTGCGCATTCATTCCTCCCGAACGACGCGGCCTCGCGGGCCCTGGCTTCGGAAATCAAAGCACTTCATCGGTCAATTTGGAAGGTTGCTGCCGTCGGGATACCGCCCGGTCGCAGCCGAAACGTCAGCGGCTGAAGGACTCACCCACTCGCGGGCCCACCCGTCCGTCGGCGCCTGATCACCAGCGCGCCGCCGACACCGGCGAGCACCACCACACCGGCCGCGACTCCGCCGCCGACCAGGATGGTGCGGTGCCGCTGAGTCCAGGATGCGGGCTGTTGGGCGGCAACAAGTTTGATGTTGTAGCCCGGTAGCGGGTTCTGGCCAGGCGGGTCGATGCCCGGGAGCAACTGCGTCCGGGAAATCTGGAACAACTTCTCGCCCTTGTCGTCCTGGGACCATTTGCCCCAGGCCGGAATCTCGCCGTCCAGAAGGACTCTCGTGGTGTTGCCGACAGCGGGATCGTTGCCGAGGTCGGTCAGTGAGCGCACCCGGAACGGCACGGAGTTGCCCTGGTCGAAAGTGATCTGGACGAGAGCGTTCTTGGTGATATTGAGCGGAGCCGGCTTCTGCGGGGGAGCTTGTCCGGGTGCCGGCTTGAACCCGCCGCCGGAGAAACTGCCTACCGAGATGTTGGTCGGCGGGTTCGAACCCTGTTGGGTCGACGCCGTGAAGCTGTAGACGCCGGGTCCGGGTGTGTCGATCACGCCGCGCTGCAGCGGCGGGACGGTGAACGTCCGGGGGGAGCCCCCATCGTCGTAGACCACCTGCATCGGGGACCGGTAGGGGTTGGCGAAGACCGGTCGGTAGTACCGGTCGTACGCGGTCCACTTCGAGTTCCACTTCATGACCGGGCTGCTCAGCCGGTTGCCGCGCTGGGACCCGGTGGTGGGCCGGGATGCTGCGGCTTTGACTTTGTTGCCGTAGGAGCGAGCGCCCTTTCGGGTGGTCTTCGGGCCGACCACCCGGCCGCGACGGGCCGCGGTGCTGTCCGGGCTGTCAGCGGTGTCCGGCTTCGGCTCCGCGTCGGGCTCGTCGTCCGGGCTCTCGGTGCCGGATGGCTGCTCGTCGGGGCTTTCGGTGGCCGAGGGCTGCCCGTCGGGGCTTTCGGTGGCCGAGGGCTGCCCGTCGGGGCTTTCGGTGGCCGAGGGCTGCTCCTCGGGGCCGCCGGACGGCTCATGAGTTCCGCTGCCGGGCTCCTCAGTTTGCCCGCCGGGCTCTTCGCCGGTGGGTTGCGGCGCGTTGTCCGGCTCTTGTGCGTTCTCGCCGGGAGATTCCGGCGAGTCCTCGTCGGAGGGATCGTCAGTATCGGGGGTGTCATCCATACCGCCGTCATCGACGTCGCCGGGGTCTTCAACGCCCGGGTCGTCGTAGTAGCCGCCGTCGTCGTAACCGCCACCATCGTCGTAGCTGCTGCCGCCGTCGCCATCGTCAGGATCGGCGGCACTCACCGGGATCCCGGTGAACAACGCCGATAACGACACGGCGACAGCTGCGGCGAAAGCCGCAGGCTTGTAATAGAACGATGCGGTGGCGCGGTGCACCAAGACCTCCCCGGGGATGCCACGGGCCAACCATGACATTGCGATCAAACCATCCTGGGCACCGAAATGGGAACCCTTAGCCGTTTGCTGGAGGGTAGCGGACTGGTATGGGGTCCTACCGCGGTTTGTCTCAACTGGGCTTCACACCAGCGCCGGTTTCGGTAGCTTCACTGACCGTGCCCGCGTTGACGAACCGCCAGATCCTGCTGCGCCGCCGCCCGTCGGGTCTGGTGCAACCCGCCGACACCGAATTGGCTACCGGGACCGCACCCGAGCTTGCCGAGGGGCAGGCGCTGCTACGCACCACCTACGTCGGCCTGGACGCCGCCGTCCGCACCTGGCTCGACGACCAGCCAAGCTATCTGCCGCCGGTTCAGCTCGGCGAGGTGATCCGCGCCGCCGGGATCGGCGAGGTGGTCGAAACCCGATGTGAGGCGTTCACCGTTGGCCAGATCGTCACCACGCTGACCGGGTTTCAGGAGTACGCCGTCATTCGTGACGACCTCTTCAGCACGCCCATTCCCGGTGAAACCGATCAGCTGGCCATCATGAGCGTGTACGGTCCGACCGGCGCCACAGCATATTTCGGGATGACCGATATCGGCCGCCCCCAAGAGGGGGAGACGGTTGTGGTGTCGGCGGCCGCCGGCGCCACCGGTTCGGTGGCCGGGCAGATCGCCAAGATCGCCGGTGCCCGGGTCGTGGGCATCGCAGGGGGGCCGGACAAATGCCGGGCGGTGGTGGAGGACTTCGGTTTCGACGCCTGCATCGACTATAAGGACGACAACGTCGCCGCGGCCCTGAAACAGCACTGCCCCAAGGGCGTCAACGTGTACTTCGACAATGTCGGCGGCCCGATCCTGAACGCGGTGCTGGGCCGGCTGGCACCCAAGGCGCGGGTGGTGCTGTGCGGTGTCATCTCCAGCTACCTGACCGGTGAGCATCCCGGTCCGGCCAACTACGTCAACCTGCTCGCCAAAACCGCCTCGATGCAAGGCTTCAACGCGCTGGACATGTGGGGCCGCTTCGACGAGGCGTTCGCCGATCTGCGTCGCTGGGAGTCCGAGGGCAAGCTGGTGCACCGTGAGACGGTGTTCGACGGACTCGAATCCTGTGTCGATGCGCTCAACGGTCTGTTCACCGGCGCCAACATCGGCAAGATGCTGGTGAAGGTCAGCGAGCCGTCAAAAGTCTGAGCGTCTGTGCGCTCAGCGGCTCAGATCGACCAGCACCGGTGCGTGGTCGCTGGGTGCGGGGTCGCCCTTCTTGCCCGGGCGGCGTTCGTCCTTGACGATCTCGGCGTGTGTCACCCGGGCCGCCAAACTCGGTGAGCCGAGGATAAAGTCGATGCGCATACCGCGGCGCTTCTGGAAGGCCAGCTGGGTGTAGTCCCAATACGTGTACACCCCGGGGCCGGGCGTGTACGGGCGCACCACGTCGGTGAACGCGGTGTCGGCGAACGCGTTGAACGCGTTGCGTTCCGCCTCCGACACGTGGGTGGCGCCGTCGAACGCAGCGATGTCCCAGACATCCTCATCGGTGGGTGCGATGTTCCAGTCGCCGACCAGCGCGATCGGCTGCTGCGGATCGTGTTGCAGCCAGGACTCGGCGGTGTCGCGCAGCGCGGCAAGCCATTCCAGCTTGTACTGATAGTGCGGATCGGCCAGGGTGCGACCGTTGGGCACATAGAGACTCCACACCCGCACGCCGGCGCAGGTGGCGGCCAGCGCGCGGGCCTCAGCCTTGGCGTCGGTCCCGTCCTTACTCCACGACGGCTGGCCGTCGAATCCGACCTCGACGTCGTCGAAGCCGACCCGGGAGGCGATCGCGACCCCGTTCCACTGGTTGAACCCGCAGTGCGCCACCTCGTAGCCCGCTTCGAGGAACGGCATGGTGGGGAACTGGTCGTCGGTGCACTTGGTTTCCTGCATGGCCAGCACGTCGACATCACCGCGCTGCAGCCAGTCGACGACGCGGCCCACTCTGGTACGAATCGAATTCACATTCCAGGTCGCGAGGCGCAGGGCGTCGGCAGGCATGGGCTACAGACTACGTGCGGTCAACGACCGGGCATCGACGTAGCGATGGTGATGGTGCAGCCGGAAACCCAGCGAGTGATACAGCAGGATCGCGCCCTCGTTGTCACTCAACACCTGCACATACGCCCGGGTCGCACCCCGTTCGGTACCCCATCCCAGAAGAGCCCCGCACAGCCGGCGGGCGTGCCCTCGCCTGCGGATTCGGGCACCGACATGCACGGCCGAGATCCCCAGCCAGCGGGTGCCGTCCGGTGCGGTCGTCACCGCCGCGCGCCCCACCGCGGCGGTGCCGAGCGAGGCGAACACCACCTCGCCATTGACGACGGCGGTCAGCACTTCGGCCGGAACATCGCGCTCATACCCCGCCAGCCACGCCGCATCGGGACGCGCCAGCAGGGCCACCTCTGGATCCGCTTCGACCCCCGTGAGATCGCCGGTGAGGTCGCCGACCATCACCCGGGTGTGCTTGATGCCCTCGGCTCGAATCGCCAGCAGCCGCTCCGGCAGCGCCAGCCATGGCGGCAATCCCCGCTGCCCGTACCAATCGACGATTCCGGGCAACGCGTCAAGGGTCGCCGAAAAATCCAGTGGCACAGCCGAGTTGGCCCGGCTGGTGTAACCGCCGCCGGCCCGCAGCAGCCAACCGCCCTGCCACTGTTGTTCGGTACCTGGCCAGGCCAGTGTCGCAGCGTGCTCGAGCGCCCGAATTTCGGAGGCCCGCACCGGAACGACGCTGAGCTCCCGCACCGCCACGACATCGGCGGGGTTGACCTCGACCAGGCCGTCTGATTTGGTGCGCACCACGATCACCGGTTCGACGGCCTGCAGGTCGCCGATCACGTCGGTCAGCGGCGGCGTCGAGCTCGCGGGTAAGCGGTAGCGCAGGCTCACCCGGCTGCCGACCGGCGGCAAGCTCGTCATCGGCTCAATGGCCGAACGGGTCGGGACCCTCACCGGGCAGCCACGACAGGCCGGGCACCCCCCAGCCGTTGGACTTGATCGTGCGCTTGGCCGCACGGGCGTGCCGGCCGATCAGGTGGTCGACATAGAGAAACCCGTCGAGGTGACCGGTTTCGTGTTGCAGCATTCGGGCGAACAGGTCGTGGCCCTCCAAGGTGACGGGGCTGCCGTCGGCATCCAGACCGGTCACCCGCGCCCACTTCGCCCGGCCGCGCGGAAACGACTCACCGGGGACCGATAGGCAGCCCTCGTCATCGTTGTCCAGATCGGGCATCGTCTCGGGGATCTCCGAGGTCTCCAGGACCGGGTTGATCACCACACCCCGGTGGCGGGTGGTCTTGCCGCGTTCGTCGGCGCAGTCGTAGACGAACAGCCGCTTTCCGACTCCGATTTGGTTGGCCGCCAGCCCGACTCCGTTGGCCGCGTCCATCGTGTCGTACATATCTTCGATCAGATCCGCGAGATCGTCGGGCAGTGAACCATCGGCTCCAACCGGCACCGGTTGTGTCGGAGTGTGCAGAACGGGATCGCCCAGGATCACAATTGGTCTCACTGCCATGATCGGCAAGCTTAAGTCAGCCGACGCGCGGGGTTGGCTGCCGTCCCAACCCGCTCAACCGTGATTGAATGAGCGCCGAGCATAGGGACGTGTTGTCAGGGTCTTCGAAAGGGTCAGCAGATCGATATGGACGGCGCCATGGCACGGGCCGAGCGGTCTAATGACGACGCTGACCTTCCCGATGGGTTGACTCGCCGCGAATACGACGTCCTGGCCTTCGAGCGCCAGTGGTGGAAGTATGCCGGCGCCAAAGAAGAGGCCATCAAAGAGCTGTTCAGCATGTCGGCGACGCGCTATTACCAGGTGTTGAACACTCTGGTTGACCGCCCCGAGGCGCTTGCGGCTGATCCGATGCTGGTCAAGCGCCTGCGACGGTTGCGGGCGAGCCGGCAGAAGGCGCGCGCGGCGCGTCGGCTCGGCTTCGAGGTTCCCTGATTTTTCAGGTTGAAGGCCGCTGCTGGTTACAGTGGGCGCGATGAACGACCGCGTACCTGACTCCTCCGGCTTGCCACTGCGGGCCATGGTGATGGTGCTGCTGTTCCTCGGCGTGATCTTACTGCTGGTCGGTTTCCAGGCCATGGGCTCGGGTAGCGACACCGGCAGCGATGACACGTCGGTGCGCACCGTCACCACCACGACCTCGAAGACGTCGGCTGCACCGGCGCCCAAGGCCGACGTGCGGGTGTTCAACGTCGGCGAAGGTGAAGGCGCCGCCAGTCGAGTTGGTGACCGGCTGCGTGAGGCCGGCTGGAACGTCACCGAGACCAGCAACCTCCAGATGCCCGCGCCGCCCGCGACGACGGTGTACTACGGCACGACCGACGGGGAGCAGGCCGCCGCCGAGGCGGTCGCCAAAGTGCTGAACGCACCGGTGGCCGCGAGAACTCCAGAAATTGCCGAGCAACCACCGGGCGTGATCGTTCTGGTGACCGGATAGGCTTCGGCACATGGTCAAGCCCGTGAGCCCCGTGAGAACTGCTGCCGCCGTCTTGTTCGTCACTCCAGTCGTGTTGCTGAGCGCGTGCAGCCCCAACGAGCCGATCGCATCGCAGCCCGGCACCACGCCGGCGATCTGGACCGGGTCCCCCGCCCCGGCCGCCGCGGGCGAAGAACCGCACGGGTCGCCCGAGGCGGGGCACGGCGCACCGCAGGCATCCGCCGGCCACGGCGATACCTTGTCCGCGCAGCTGAAGACCGCCGACGGTACGCAGGTTGCCGCGGCCACCTTCGACTTCGAGAATGGCTTCGCCACCGTCACCGTGCAGACCACTGGGGCCGGCAAGCTGACGCCGGGCTTCCACGGCCTGCACCTACACTCGGTCGCCAAGTGCGAAGCCAACTCCGTGGCCCCGGCCGGCGGCGCGCCCGGCGACTTCCTCTCCGCCGGCGGTCACTTCCAGGCCAGCGGGCACACCGGACATCCGGCCAGCGGCGACCTGGCCTCGCTGCAGGTACGCGAGGACGGCACCGCAATGCTGGTGACCACGACCAGTGCGTTCACCAAGGATGACCTGCTGGCCGGCAAGGGCACTGCGATCATCATCCACGCGGATGCCGATAACTTCGCCAATATCCCGCCGGAGCGCTACCAGCAGACCAATGGTGGCGCCCCGGGTCCGGACGAAACCACCATGGCCACCGGTGATGCCGGGAAGCGGGTGGCGTGCGGTGTCATCGGCACCGGTTAAGCCCGCGGGCAAACCCGGCCGCATCGACTTCGCCGGATCACCTCGCCCGACGCTCGGCGTCGAGTGGGAGTTCGCTCTGATCGACGCGCAGACGCGGGACCTGAGCAACGAGGCGTCCGCGGTGATCGCCGATGTCGGCGAGAGTCCGCACGTGCATAAGGAGTTGCTGCGCAACACCATTGAGGTCGTCACCGGTATCTGCGACACCGTCGACGAGGCGATGGCTGACCTCCGGACGACGCTGCGGGGCGCGCGTGAGATCGTGCACGAACGCGGCATGGAGTTGTTCTGCGCGGGCACCCACCCGTTCGCCTCCTGGTCGGCCCAGCAGCTCACGGACGGGCGGCGCTATGCCGAGTTGATTAAGCGCACCCAGTGGTGGGGCAGGCAGATGCTCATCTGGGGCGTTCATGTTCACGTCGGAGTGTCCTCAGCGCACAAGGTGATGCCGATCATCTCGTCACTGCTCAACCAATATCCGCATCTGCTGGCACTGTCAGCGTCCTCGCCGTTCTGGGCCGGCGACGACACCGGGTACGCCAGTAACCGGTCGATGATGTTCCAGCAGCTGCCGACCGCGGGGCTGCCGTTCCAGTTCGAGACGTGGCGGCAGTTCGAGAGGTTCGTGCACGATCAGAAGAAGACCGGCATCATCGATCACATCAACGAAATCCGTTGGGACATCAGGCCGTCACCGCATCTGGGCACCATTGAGGTCCGAATTTTCGACGGGGTGTCCAACCTGCGGGAGCTTTCGGCGCTGGTGGCGCTGACACATTGCCTGGTGGTGGATCTGGATCGTCGGCTCGACGCCGGTGAGCAGCTGCCGGTGATGCCGCCCTGGCATGTGCAGGAGAACAAGTGGCGCGCGTCGCGCTACGGCCTGGACGCGATCATCATCCTCGATGCCGACAGTAACGAGCGGCTGGTCACCGAGGATCTCGACGACTTGCTGACCCGGTTGCAGCCGGTGGCCGAATCACTAGACTGCGCAGACCAATTGGCACTCGTTGCTGATATCCCAAAGCGCGGTGCCTCTTATCAGCGCCAGCACAACGTGGCCGAGGAACACGACGGGGATCTGCGTGCGGTGGTTGACTCGTTGGTCGGGGAGCTGGATATCTAAGCCGAGGCACTGGCTTCGGGGATAGGAGGCGCCCATGAGGATTCGCCGATTGGGACTCGCGGCGTTGGCGGCCGTGGTGGTCATGACCGGTGGTGGCTGCGCCAAGGCGATCACGGGCAATCCGGTGGCGACACCGGGCGAGGCCGGCAAGGGGATGGTGCCCGCCGATCTACTGACCACGACCTGCCGTGAATATCTGACGATGGACACCGTGACGCGCCGCGAGGTGATTGCTGCCATCGGCAAGAGCGGCAATCAGCTGGTCGCGATGAACCCGCAACTGTGGGCGGGCGTGGCCGCCGCGTTGTGCGGATTCGTCGACCCCAGTGCGCCGGTGAAGGACGTGGTGATGGGACAGGGTTCCCGGTAGTCATGGCCGGCCAACCGATGTTCCCGCTGCAGTCGGCGCTGCTGCCGGGGGAGTCGTTGCCACTGCGGATCTTTGAACCGCGGTACTCGCAACTGGTGGCTGACTGCCTGGCGATGACCGACCCGACGTTCGGTGTCGTCCTGATCACCCAGGGCCGGGAGGTCGGTGGCGGGGACGCGCGCAGTGATGTCGGCGCGCTGGCCCGCATCACCGAGTATGCCGACCACGGGATGGGCCAGTACGAGCTGAAAGCTGTTGTTGGTGAACGTATCCGCGTGCTCGAATGGCTGAGCGACGAACCGTATCCACGGGCCGTCGTCGAACCCTGGCCCGACGAACCCGGACCGGCGGTGACGCCGGAGCGGATCGGCGTTGTCATCGACAAGATCTTGGTGCTGTTCGAGCGCATCTTGGCAACGCGCGGTGGCCGTTTACGCTTTGATGCCTTGGC
This window contains:
- a CDS encoding MFS transporter, producing MDHDHPHYKWVVLSNATLGILLASINASIVLISLPAIFRGIGLNPLAPGNVSYLLWMLMGYLVVTAVLVVPFGRLGDMYGRVKIYNIGFVVFTLAAVALSFDPFHLDGGAIWLIVWRVIQGVGGAMLMSSSSAILTDAFPANQRGMALGVNMVAAVAGSFLGLLIGGVLSEIHWQAIFWVGVPIGIIGTIWSVRSLRELGVRSPGRVDWAGTVTFGVGLTVLLIGITYGIQPYGDSTTGWTSPMVLGSIIGGLVLLVAFCFIELKVAQPMVDIRLFRSASFGMGNLAGLMSSVGRGGLQFMLIIWLQGIWLPLHGYSFESTPLWAGIYLLPATFGFLAAAPIAGSLADRFGARPFTVAGMLLMAATFVALLAIPVNFNYWVFAVLVFLNGLGGGIFTAPNTAAIMSSVPAAQRGAASGVRATFFNAGNSLSIGIFFSLMIVGLAHTLPDAMSKGLQAQGISAAVAHDVANLPPVGSLFAAFLGYNPIAELLAPYNALHQPGVNADVLTGQTFFPNLIMEPFHSGLVVVFGAAALMMVIGAIASLFNPGRYAADAVTEAQEPAQATAAE
- a CDS encoding ICP22 family protein, encoding MRTETAARPRKVATVTAALTVSLASLFAGVPVSAADPYDDDSGSSYDGGGNDSGGAQEAPGSGEDGQENPDQGGGAREVPGDTGGGHDLPGQDSAPESPGQGGGTPESPGDSAGTPGLSGGTQEAPPAGGTMQPTELDAPEPDVTAAASSETTRASTTNSSQEVSTYQESLTSTVVSTSTVSTAVTLSSPVSQWNSSWVSYDTYYRPVFTNPYRIPLQVIYDYAGGPQVFTVPPMQRAVIDVPNGGVYSFTAATKPASGPPTNIAVGSFSGGGFQPAPGQAPPQKPARLNSTKNVLVQIKYSSGTSDPFRVSSLTDLGKDHDAKDTTKVLLDGEVPAWGAWTKSAEGEALFVITETQLLPGVKRPGQDPLPGYNIRLVSSEKSTASWFSRHRTVLIVGIVGVLALATAITLIVMPKRRRTANGVDKYHV
- a CDS encoding NADP-dependent oxidoreductase, whose product is MPALTNRQILLRRRPSGLVQPADTELATGTAPELAEGQALLRTTYVGLDAAVRTWLDDQPSYLPPVQLGEVIRAAGIGEVVETRCEAFTVGQIVTTLTGFQEYAVIRDDLFSTPIPGETDQLAIMSVYGPTGATAYFGMTDIGRPQEGETVVVSAAAGATGSVAGQIAKIAGARVVGIAGGPDKCRAVVEDFGFDACIDYKDDNVAAALKQHCPKGVNVYFDNVGGPILNAVLGRLAPKARVVLCGVISSYLTGEHPGPANYVNLLAKTASMQGFNALDMWGRFDEAFADLRRWESEGKLVHRETVFDGLESCVDALNGLFTGANIGKMLVKVSEPSKV
- a CDS encoding exodeoxyribonuclease III — its product is MRLATWNVNSIRTRVGRVVDWLQRGDVDVLAMQETKCTDDQFPTMPFLEAGYEVAHCGFNQWNGVAIASRVGFDDVEVGFDGQPSWSKDGTDAKAEARALAATCAGVRVWSLYVPNGRTLADPHYQYKLEWLAALRDTAESWLQHDPQQPIALVGDWNIAPTDEDVWDIAAFDGATHVSEAERNAFNAFADTAFTDVVRPYTPGPGVYTYWDYTQLAFQKRRGMRIDFILGSPSLAARVTHAEIVKDERRPGKKGDPAPSDHAPVLVDLSR
- a CDS encoding N-acetylglutamate synthase, CG3035 family, encoding MTSLPPVGSRVSLRYRLPASSTPPLTDVIGDLQAVEPVIVVRTKSDGLVEVNPADVVAVRELSVVPVRASEIRALEHAATLAWPGTEQQWQGGWLLRAGGGYTSRANSAVPLDFSATLDALPGIVDWYGQRGLPPWLALPERLLAIRAEGIKHTRVMVGDLTGDLTGVEADPEVALLARPDAAWLAGYERDVPAEVLTAVVNGEVVFASLGTAAVGRAAVTTAPDGTRWLGISAVHVGARIRRRGHARRLCGALLGWGTERGATRAYVQVLSDNEGAILLYHSLGFRLHHHHRYVDARSLTARSL
- a CDS encoding peptide deformylase is translated as MAVRPIVILGDPVLHTPTQPVPVGADGSLPDDLADLIEDMYDTMDAANGVGLAANQIGVGKRLFVYDCADERGKTTRHRGVVINPVLETSEIPETMPDLDNDDEGCLSVPGESFPRGRAKWARVTGLDADGSPVTLEGHDLFARMLQHETGHLDGFLYVDHLIGRHARAAKRTIKSNGWGVPGLSWLPGEGPDPFGH
- a CDS encoding DUF3263 domain-containing protein; the protein is MDGAMARAERSNDDADLPDGLTRREYDVLAFERQWWKYAGAKEEAIKELFSMSATRYYQVLNTLVDRPEALAADPMLVKRLRRLRASRQKARAARRLGFEVP
- a CDS encoding LytR C-terminal domain-containing protein, with the protein product MNDRVPDSSGLPLRAMVMVLLFLGVILLLVGFQAMGSGSDTGSDDTSVRTVTTTTSKTSAAPAPKADVRVFNVGEGEGAASRVGDRLREAGWNVTETSNLQMPAPPATTVYYGTTDGEQAAAEAVAKVLNAPVAARTPEIAEQPPGVIVLVTG
- the sodC gene encoding superoxide dismutase[Cu-Zn]; the encoded protein is MVKPVSPVRTAAAVLFVTPVVLLSACSPNEPIASQPGTTPAIWTGSPAPAAAGEEPHGSPEAGHGAPQASAGHGDTLSAQLKTADGTQVAAATFDFENGFATVTVQTTGAGKLTPGFHGLHLHSVAKCEANSVAPAGGAPGDFLSAGGHFQASGHTGHPASGDLASLQVREDGTAMLVTTTSAFTKDDLLAGKGTAIIIHADADNFANIPPERYQQTNGGAPGPDETTMATGDAGKRVACGVIGTG